One Candidatus Margulisiibacteriota bacterium DNA segment encodes these proteins:
- the pstB gene encoding phosphate ABC transporter ATP-binding protein, which translates to MQKPIIAANKLNFYYGSFHALINIDLEVGRNKITSLIGPSGCGKSTLLRVFNRMNDMIDGVVTTGSVKIEEMEIIGPQVDLVDLRKHVGMVFQRPNPFPLSVFENVAFGLRIRGERRKSVLEEAVCKSLSSVLLFDDLKDKLSLNALQLTLEQQQRLCIARLIAVTPDVLLMDEICSALDPMATMKIESLMMELKKQYTIVIVTHNMQQAARVSDECGFMLLGELVEFGDTKKIFTSPADRRTDDYITGRFG; encoded by the coding sequence ATGCAAAAACCGATAATCGCTGCTAATAAGTTGAATTTTTATTATGGTTCGTTCCATGCCTTAATAAATATCGATCTTGAAGTCGGACGGAACAAGATCACCAGTTTGATTGGCCCTTCGGGCTGCGGCAAGTCGACGCTGCTGCGGGTCTTTAACCGGATGAACGATATGATCGACGGGGTGGTAACGACCGGCAGTGTCAAGATTGAAGAGATGGAGATCATTGGACCGCAAGTCGATCTGGTCGACCTGCGCAAACACGTTGGGATGGTCTTTCAGCGGCCGAACCCGTTCCCTCTTTCGGTCTTTGAAAATGTCGCGTTTGGTCTGCGGATCCGGGGGGAGCGGAGAAAGAGTGTTTTAGAGGAGGCGGTCTGTAAAAGCCTCTCCTCGGTCCTCTTGTTCGACGATCTCAAAGATAAGCTGTCGCTGAACGCCCTCCAGCTGACCCTGGAACAACAGCAGAGGCTCTGCATTGCCAGGCTGATCGCGGTTACGCCGGATGTTTTGTTGATGGATGAGATCTGTTCGGCCCTGGACCCCATGGCGACGATGAAAATAGAATCCCTGATGATGGAACTGAAGAAACAGTATACAATAGTAATTGTTACGCACAATATGCAGCAGGCGGCCCGTGTTTCCGATGAATGCGGCTTTATGCTGCTGGGGGAGCTGGTGGAGTTTGGCGACACCAAAAAGATCTTTACCTCGCCAGCTGACAGGCGGACTGACGATTATATAACCGGTCGTTTTGGATAG
- a CDS encoding phosphate ABC transporter ATP-binding protein yields the protein MVKNKIEISGLNVWYDDAHALKDLTLNVFEHEILGVIGPSNSGKTSFLRCVNRLNDLHDNFRSGGEISLDGKDIHALDIHLLRKRIGIVFALPLPLPLSVFDNIAYGPRMHGITERTKLLEIAERSLRAAALWDEVKDRLETSAFKLSGGQQQRLCIARTLAVGPDVILYDEPCSALDPISTLKIEEAMRSLKTEYTQILVTNNVKQAARVADRTAFFLMGEMIELNETRKLFTAPDDKRTEDYITGRFG from the coding sequence ATGGTAAAAAACAAAATTGAAATATCCGGTTTAAATGTCTGGTACGATGATGCCCACGCGTTAAAGGATCTGACCTTAAATGTTTTTGAGCATGAGATCTTGGGGGTCATTGGACCGTCAAACAGCGGCAAAACCTCTTTTCTCCGGTGCGTTAACAGGTTGAATGATCTTCATGATAATTTTAGATCGGGCGGGGAGATCAGCCTTGATGGCAAGGACATTCATGCGCTGGATATCCACCTTCTGCGCAAGCGGATCGGCATTGTTTTTGCTTTGCCTCTCCCTTTGCCTTTGTCAGTTTTTGATAATATCGCCTATGGGCCGCGGATGCATGGGATCACTGAACGGACAAAATTGCTGGAGATCGCCGAACGGTCGCTCCGCGCCGCCGCTCTTTGGGACGAAGTGAAAGACCGTTTGGAAACCTCCGCTTTTAAACTGTCTGGCGGACAACAGCAGCGGCTCTGCATTGCCCGGACCCTGGCGGTAGGGCCGGACGTGATCTTGTACGATGAGCCCTGTTCCGCCCTTGATCCGATCTCAACCTTAAAGATCGAGGAAGCGATGCGGAGCCTGAAAACCGAATATACGCAGATCCTGGTTACCAACAATGTTAAACAGGCGGCCCGGGTCGCCGACCGGACCGCCTTCTTTCTGATGGGGGAGATGATCGAGCTGAATGAAACAAGAAAGCTCTTTACCGCCCCGGATGACAAGCGGACCGAAGATTATATTACAGGCAGGTTTGGTTAA
- the pstA gene encoding phosphate ABC transporter permease PstA: protein MIDSKIKEKIAFALLFLATIIVIAPVALILVILLINGLPALSFEFIFSIPKDGMRAGGIFPALVGTIYLIIGTAIFAIPFGILAAIYLNEYAKRNKLTRAIELAIINLSGVPSIVYGLFGLSLFVEFLGFGVSIMAGSLTLAIMTLPVIITATREALSSVPRSFREVSFSLGASRWQTVRHVVLPNAIPGILTGTILGLSRAAGETAPILFTVAAFYLPKLPTSMYDQAMTLPYHIYVLSTQVPNVSVKIQYGTVLVLVGMIFVLNIFAAYLRSYFRKKKTW from the coding sequence ATGATCGATTCGAAAATTAAGGAAAAGATCGCTTTTGCCCTGCTTTTTCTGGCGACGATTATTGTTATCGCCCCGGTCGCCTTGATCCTGGTCATTTTATTGATCAACGGCTTGCCCGCTTTAAGTTTTGAGTTCATTTTTTCCATTCCGAAGGATGGGATGCGCGCGGGTGGGATCTTTCCGGCGCTGGTCGGTACGATTTACCTGATCATCGGGACCGCTATTTTTGCTATCCCTTTTGGGATCCTGGCGGCGATCTATTTAAATGAATACGCCAAACGAAACAAATTGACCAGGGCGATCGAACTGGCCATTATCAATTTGTCCGGCGTCCCGTCCATAGTTTACGGTTTATTTGGCCTTAGCCTCTTTGTTGAATTTCTTGGGTTCGGGGTCTCGATCATGGCCGGCTCGCTGACCCTGGCGATCATGACCCTGCCGGTGATCATCACCGCGACCCGGGAAGCGCTAAGCTCGGTGCCGCGGTCGTTCAGGGAGGTCAGTTTTTCCCTGGGGGCTTCACGCTGGCAAACGGTCCGGCACGTTGTCTTGCCGAATGCTATTCCGGGTATCCTGACCGGGACGATCCTGGGTCTTTCCCGGGCCGCCGGGGAAACAGCGCCTATTCTTTTTACCGTTGCCGCTTTTTATTTGCCGAAACTGCCAACCTCTATGTATGATCAGGCGATGACCCTCCCTTATCATATATATGTCCTTTCAACCCAGGTTCCCAACGTCAGCGTGAAAATTCAATATGGTACCGTTCTGGTCCTGGTCGGCATGATCTTTGTTTTAAATATATTTGCCGCGTATCTCCGGTCATATTTCAGGAAGAAAAAAACATGGTAA
- the pstC gene encoding phosphate ABC transporter permease subunit PstC codes for MKKIAEQLIEKLIFLSGIASIVFVLLIFFFLLKEGLSLFASVNVFSFLFGTKWYPISNPPQFGILPLILGSLLVTLGAVVIAVPLGIASALYIAEVAPKWLSEILKSGIELLAAIPSIVLGFIGIATLAPFLKNVFNLPSGLTALAGSIMLAFMAMPTIVSIIEDSINSVPRSYREGSLALGATRWQTIYRVILPAASSGILAAIMLGIGRVVGETMAVLMITGNAAVIPTSILQPVRTLTATIAAEMGEAVSGSEHYFALFAIGIVLFVISFIINLIADFFMNRNKKRNKKK; via the coding sequence ATGAAAAAGATCGCTGAACAACTGATCGAGAAACTGATCTTCCTGTCGGGGATCGCCTCGATCGTTTTTGTCCTGCTGATCTTCTTTTTCTTGTTGAAGGAAGGATTGTCCCTTTTTGCTTCGGTCAATGTTTTTTCTTTTTTGTTCGGCACCAAGTGGTATCCGATCTCGAACCCGCCGCAGTTTGGCATCTTGCCCCTGATCCTTGGTTCTCTGCTGGTAACATTGGGGGCGGTGGTGATCGCCGTGCCGCTGGGGATCGCCTCTGCCCTTTACATTGCTGAAGTAGCGCCAAAATGGCTGAGTGAAATATTAAAGTCCGGGATAGAGCTTCTCGCGGCGATCCCCAGCATTGTCCTTGGTTTTATCGGGATCGCGACCCTGGCCCCGTTCTTGAAAAATGTTTTTAATTTACCCAGCGGTTTGACCGCTCTGGCCGGTTCCATCATGCTCGCTTTTATGGCGATGCCGACCATCGTTTCGATCATCGAGGACTCGATCAATTCGGTCCCGCGCAGTTACCGTGAAGGGTCGCTGGCGCTCGGGGCGACCCGCTGGCAGACGATCTACCGGGTGATCCTTCCGGCCGCTTCGTCAGGGATCCTGGCGGCGATCATGCTTGGGATCGGGCGGGTGGTCGGCGAAACAATGGCGGTCCTAATGATCACCGGGAACGCGGCGGTTATTCCGACCAGTATTCTCCAGCCGGTCAGAACCCTGACCGCGACGATTGCCGCCGAGATGGGGGAGGCTGTTTCCGGTAGCGAGCATTATTTCGCGCTGTTCGCGATCGGGATCGTCCTTTTTGTGATAAGTTTTATTATTAACCTGATCGCCGACTTTTTCATGAACCGTAATAAAAAGAGGAATAAAAAGAAATGA